In Argiope bruennichi chromosome 4, qqArgBrue1.1, whole genome shotgun sequence, a single window of DNA contains:
- the LOC129966183 gene encoding adhesive plaque matrix protein-like, which produces MGALQVFFVLSVIIWENAGVHADKGYPKKPYGFGYNTDDGYGNTQHRYEYADPYYGGVKGSYGYYNADGVYRTVYYTADKGGFRAKIKTNEPGTENQNAADVEITAYPPPPKYPPPPPKYPAPAKYAPAYPVPAYPDPLKYPQPKYPQPKYPQPKYPQPVYPKSYSYFHKYIPKYSKYPPPAYSQPQYPASSYPQPYYSPPAYPHPQYPPPPSYPQPKYPSPPAYPQPKYPPPAAYPQPKYPPPPSYPQPKYPPPPTYPQPKYPPPSYPQPKYPPPSYPQPKYPPQPSYPEPKYPPPPSYPQPKYPPKPKYPPPPAYKPEPKYPPPAAYPPQPKYPPPPAYKPEPKYPPPAAYPPQPKYPPPPTYPPQPKYPEPTYSPKPKYPQPSYPPPPPKYPPPPKKEYPPPQPPKEYPPKPKYPEPPKYPPHPNYAPYTPSPGYKYPLPPPATEAPLPEEEPTEAPVAGEIETENATEAPAEEATDGPAADVEAGPVLERQQHFRPKFGRRLRPPTNSHTTPAPAVPAEVIELENVEIPDEIWDLTG; this is translated from the exons ATGGGTGCTCTACAA GTATTCTTCGTCTTGTCTGTGATAATATGGGAAAATGCAGGAGTTCATGCCGACAAAGGCTACCCAAAG aaaccttATGGATTTGGTTATAATACAGACGATGGTTATGGCAACACACAACATCGTTATGAATATGCTGATCCTTATTATGGGGGAGTGAAAGGATCATACGGGTACTATAATGCCGATGGAGTGTATCGTACAGTGTACTACACTGCAGACAAGGGAGGATTTCGAGCTAAAATAAAGACAAACGAACCTGGTACAGAAAATCAGAATGCTGCTGATGTAGAAATAACTGCATATCCACCTCCACCAAAGTATCCTCCCCCACCTCCTAAATATCCAGCTCCTGCTAAATATGCTCCCGCATATCCTGTACCTGCTTATCCAGATCCTCTTAAATATCCACAACCAAAATATCCTCAACCAAAGTATCCTCAGCCAAAGTATCCTCAGCCAGTCTATCCAAAGTCTTATTCTTATTTCCATAAATACATTCCTAAATACTCTAAATATCCACCACCCGCCTATTCCCAACCACAATATCCCGCCTCAAGCTATCCTCAACCATATTATTCACCACCAGCTTATCCTCATCCACAATATCCACCTCCACCAAGCTATCCACAACCGAAATATCCTTCACCACCAGCATACCCACAGCCAAAATACCCACCACCAGCAGCCTATCCACAACCTAAGTATCCCCCTCCACCGTCTTATCCTCAGCCAAAATATCCACCACCACCAACTTATCCTCAACCGAAATATCCACCCCCATCTTATCCCCAACCAAAATATCCACCACCATCTTATCCACAACCAAAATACCCTCCTCAACCAAGTTACCCAGAACCAAAATATCCTCCCCCACCAAGTTATCCTCAGCCAAAATATCCACCTAAACCAAAATACCCTCCACCACCTGCCTATAAGCCAGAGCCTAAATACCCACCTCCTGCAGCCTATCCCCCTCAACCAAAATACCCACCACCACCTGCCTATAAGCCAGAGCCTAAGTACCCACCTCCTGCAGCCTATCCCCCTCAACCAAAGTATCCACCTCCTCCTACCTACCCTCCACAGCCAAAATATCCGGAGCCTACTTATTCACCAAAACCAAAATATCCACAACCTAGCTACCCACCCCCACCTCCAAAATATCCTCCACCGCCAAAGAAGGAATACCCTCCACCACAGCCTCCAAAGGAATATCCTCCCAAGCCAAAATACCCAGAGCCGCCCAAATATCCTCCTCATCCTAATTATGCACCCTACACGCCTTCTCCAGGATACAAATACCCTTTGCCACCACCGGCAACAGAAGCACCTCTTCCTGAAGAAGAACCAACAGAAGCACCTGTTGCTGGTGAGATAGAAACCGAAAATGCCACTGAAGCGCCTGCTGAGGAAGCAACTGATGGACCAGCAGCAGACGTCGAAGCGGGCCCCGTTCTGGAACGCCAACAACATTTTCGACCAAAATTCGGAAGAAGGCTGCGACCTCCAACAAATTCGCATACAACTCCAGCCCCTGCTGTACCTGCTGAAGTCATAGAACTAGAAAATGTTGAGATACCAGACGAAATATGGGACTTAACGGGTTAA
- the LOC129965982 gene encoding cuticle protein 16.8-like produces the protein MIAQIALFALGLAVVSADPYGYPPSYGYKPSYSQPEAVYDTYDHKPQPYSFGYETKDAYGNKQFRQEDSDASGAKKGSYGYTDAHGIYRTVEYIADKHGFRAWIKTNEPGTAKQNPADVEMNAVEAPVVHHAPAYSAPVHYTAPVHYDSYGSAPVAYKTPVVYKAPVVHKAPVAYKAPVVYKSPAPAYKAPVVYKAPVVEYKAPVYTGSSPQVYKIPAYGYKPHYRKYDDLY, from the exons ATGATTGCACAG ATCGCTCTTTTCGCCCTCGGCCTGGCCGTAGTTTCTGCTGATCCTTATGGATATCCCCCATCTTATGGATACAAACCTTCCTACTCTCAGCCAGAAGCTGTTTATGACACTTATGAT cACAAACCTCAACCATACAGCTTCGGATATGAAACCAAAGACGCTTATGGCAACAAGCAATTCAGACAGGAAGACAGTGACGCCAGTGGAGCCAAGAAGGGATCCTATGGATACACTGACGCTCATGGCATCTACAGAACCGTTGAGTACATCGCCGACAAACACGGATTCAGAGCCTGGATCAAGACCAACGAGCCAGGAACCGCCAAGCAGAACCCTGCCGATGTTGAGATGAACGCTGTTGAAGCCCCCGTTGTCCACCACGCCCCTGCCTACAGCGCCCCTGTCCACTACACTGCTCCAGTCCACTATGACAGTTATGGATCTGCCCCAGTTGCCTACAAGACACCAGTTGTCTACAAAGCCCCAGTTGTCCACAAGGCTCCTGTTGCATACAAGGCTCCAGTTGTCTACAAAAGCCCTGCTCCAGCATACAAGGCCCCAGTTGTGTACAAAGCTCCCGTTGTAGAATACAAGGCTCCAGTCTACACTGGTAGCTCACCCCAAGTTTACAAAATCCCCGCCTACGGATACAAACCCCACTACAGGAAATACGATGATCTCTATTAA